The following DNA comes from Cellulophaga sp. HaHa_2_95.
AGTACTTCGTTTTAAAATTTCTTGTTTTTTTAAATTATCCGCGTGAGTTGCGGCAATAATTTCCTGTTCAAAGGCGCTTACAATACTTCTTAATTGTTGCGATAAATCTAAATCGTTCTGGTTAATTTCTCGCTCCTTATCAGCTAATGCACGCTGTGTTAAGGCATCTTTTTCTTTGGCTTCATTTAGTAAGTTTCTTGAAGCATTTATAATGGAATCTATTTTTTCAGGACTATGGTTTTCTTTTGGGGCATTGTCATTTAAGATGAGCGCAAGCTTTTCAATAACACTTTTGGCTTTCGGAGATAATTCATCAATATTCGGTGCAATACTTTTGGCAGTAATTTTACCCAATGAAAGTTCCATCGTATTAAATTTTGCTAGAGCAACATCTAAAGAACTATTGGCTTCGCTTTTTAGTTTTAATCGCCTTAATTCTTCGTTGTTATAGGTTTTTAATTTCAAAAGATTCTGTACGCTATCTAAAAGCTGCACTTGATAATCGCTAGTAACTACTTCCTTTAGTGAGTCTATTTCTGCAGAAACGACATCAATTTTTTTAGCATATGCCGTAAAATTCTCTTTGGTTTTGGTCTGTAATGCTAATTTAGATAAACTTTCAGCCTCATAAAGTTGGGTTAGTAAAGAGCCCGTTTTAATAAACTTTACATCATTCTCACCAGAAGTATCTGTAGCAAGGTAACTCTTAATCTCTGATAGGATGAAAATTCCAGAAATAACCGCCAAACCTACTAGTATTAAATAGCTTAATACAATTCTGAAGGTGAACTTGTTTTTAGATTTATTTTTTTTCATGGCTGTAAGTGACCTATGGTAATTACGTTCTTTTTTCAAAAAAAGTTGGTGTTTAAGATGTTAAATTAGTACTAATAGACGTAAAGTTACTAGGTGTTGTTTAAAAAAGGCATAATTGAGCTGAAATAGTTAAGCTTTTATTTTTTTATGCTATTTAGGGCTAATTAAGAAATACGATACTATCTTTGCTGCATCTCAAAGGGGTGCAAAATTCTAAAATTCGTTTTTAGAACGTAGCTGAGATTATACCCAATGAACCTGGGCGGGTAATGCTGCCAAGGGACGCGTACATCACTTTTCGTAATTTTGCGAAAAGAAATTACGCTACATTGTATGTTTATTTTTAAACCGATTACCAAACAAACAAAAAGAGTAATTGCCCCTTTTATTCGTCACTTAATATATACGAATGAAAATTATTTTCACAGTACTTTCCGTTTTAAGCATTAGTTTTTATACCAATGCACAGCAACAACAGGCTACAGATTCTTTAGAGGGAAAAAAGGTGGTTTTAGATGAGGTTTTTGTATCTGCAATCCGAGTAACGAAAGCAACTCCTGTTACTTTTTCAAACTTAACCAAAGAGCAAATAAAGCCAAGAAATTTAGGGCAAGATATTCCAATTTTAATGAACTTTTTACCCTCTGTAGTGACCACATCCGATGCTGGTGCTGGTGTAGGGTATACGGGTATTCGTGTTCGTGGTAGTGATGCAACTCGCGTGAATGTCACCATAAACGGAATTCCTTATAACGATTCAGAATCTCATGGAACATTTTGGGTAAACATGCCAGATTTTGCTTCTTCTACAGAGAGTTTGCAATTACAACGTGGTGTTGGTTCTTCTACGAATGGGGCAGGAGCTTTTGGGGCAAGCCTTAATGTACTTACGGATGCTATTTCTCAAGATGCTTATGCGCATATTTCTTCTTCTATAGGGAGTTTTAAGACCTTAAGAAATACCTTGAAATTTAGCACTGGTTTACTAAATGATCAGATAGAAATATCTGGAAGACTATCTCAAATTAATTCCGATGGGTATATTGATAGAGCAACATCAGATCTGGAATCTTACTTTTTGCAAGCTGCTTATAAAGATGAAAATACGTTGATAAAAGCACTGCTTTTTGGGGGGCATGAAGTTACGTATCAGTCTTGGTACGGTACACCACTTGCTAGAATAAATAATGATGAACAAGGAGTAGAAGATTTTATTGTTGCTAACGGACTTACAGAGAGCGAAGCAGAAAACTTAAGAAATTCTGATCGTAGGTATAATTATTATACCTATGAAAATGAGGAAGATAATTACAAGCAGAATCATGCGCAGTTGTTATGGAATGAAACTTTAAATGAGAATTGGAGTACCAACTTAGCGCTACATTATACGAAGGGAAGTGGTTATTTTGAGCAATTAAAAGAAGATGATGATTTTGATACCTATGGTTTTACCCCAATTACGGTAGACGGAGAAGAAGTAAATAGTACGGATGTAATTCGCAGACGCTGGCTAGATAATGATTTTTATGGGACTGTTTTTTCGGCCAACTACAGAAAAGAGAAAGTAGATTTAATTCTTGGTGGCGGCTGGAACAAATATGAAGGAGATCATTTTGGAGAAGTTATTTGGGCAAGGTATGCAAGTACTAGTAGCATCAGGGATCGGTATTATGATGATAACTCTACTAAGACCGACTTTAATATTTTTTCTAAAATAAATTATAAATTAGATGATCAATGGAGTCTTTTTGGAGATTTACAGTATAGAACAGTAGGTTATCAAGCCAATGGTGATGATACGGGAATAGTAGATGATACCTTTAATTTCTTCAACCCTAAAGCGGGGATTACTTTTGATTTGAACTCAAATAATAATTTTTATTTCTCCTATGCTGTAGCGAATAGAGAACCAAATAGAAATGATTATGAAAGTGGTAACCCAAAACCAGAAAGGCTAAATGATTTTGAGTTGGGTTGGCGTTATATTTCTAATACACTGCAATTAAATACCAACGTTTATTACATGGGGTATAAAGATCAGTTAGTGTTAACTGGTGCCTTGAATGATGTTGGTGCTCCATTGAGAGAAAATGTAGGTGATAGTTATAGATTAGGAGTAGAAGTAGAGGCTAATGTTTCTTTGGGTGCTAAATTTGCCTTCAGACCAAATATTACCTTAAGTGCAAATAGGAATAAAGATTTTGTATTTCAAAGAGATGGCGAATTGCAAAACCTTGGGGATACAGAAATAGCATTTTCACCAAGTGTAATAATTGGCGGTGCATTGGTATACATGCCTACAGATAATTTGCAATTATCACTGTTAGGGAAGCATGTAGGAGAGCAATATATGGGCAACATAGATGCTAGTAGCTCTAAATTAAAAGCTTATTCTCAGTTTGATTTTAATGTACAATACGAAATTGTTACCAATTCGTTTATTAAGAGTGTTGTGTTGTCTGGTCTGGTGAATAATATTTTCAATGAACTATATGAGTCTAATGGCTATTTTTTTACTTTTGATGACACATGGTCTAATCCAGGGGTAACAACCACAATAGAAGGGGCAGGTTACTACCCGCAAGCAGGAACAAATTTCTTGGTAGGGGCAACTTTAAATTTCTAAGGAGCACTTACGTGTATTTATAAGTAACAGGGATTTCTTTTTTAGAAATCCCTTTTTTTATTTCTTATTTTAGTCTAAAATTTTAATAAATGAAGGCCATTCAAAAATTGCGATGGGGAATAATTGGTTGTGGAGCAGTAACCGAAGTAAAAAGTGGTCCACCTTATCAATTAACCTCGGGTTTTAGTTTAGATGCTGTAATGCGAAGAGACTTACAGAAAGCAGAAGATTACGCCAAAAGACATGGAGTGCCCCATTTTTATAAGGACGTAGAGAACATCATCAATAATCCAGAGATTGATGCTGTTTATATCGCAACACCACCAGATACACATAAATTATATGGTTTAATGGTGGCCAAAGCAGGCAAACCTTGCTGTATAGAAAAGCCTTTAGCGCCAAGTTATGAAGATGGGGTAGCAATAGTGAAAGCCTTTAAAGCTAAAAATGTACCGCTATTTGTAGCATACTACAGGCGCTCATTGCCGCGTTTTTTACAGGTTGAAAAGTGGTTGAAAGAAGATAAAATTGGAGAAATTAGGCATATCAACTGGAGTTTCTCTAAGCCTGCGAATGATGTTGATTTAAGTAAAACGTACAATTGGCGGACCGATGCTAAAATTGCTCCTGGAGGTTATTTTGATGATTTGGCAAGTCACGGTTTGGATTTATTTGCGTATTTATTAGGAAACTTTAAAGAGGTTTCCGGAATGAGTCTAAATCAGCAAGGTTTGTATTCTGCAAAAGATGCAATCACGGCAACGTGGATGCATGAAAGTGGTGTTACAGGGACTGGAAGTTGGAATTTTGGTGCTTTCAAAAGAGCGGATAGTGTAACACTTATAGGGTCAAAAGGGACGATTCGTTTTTCGGTATTTAAAGAAGAGGCTGTTATTTTAGAAAATGTGGATGGTATAGAGGAGCTGTTTATCGAAAACCCTAAGCACGTACAGCAATATCATGTGGCGAATTTAAAAGCAGATTTAATGGATGGTATCCCGCATCCATCAACCGGAGATACGGCTTTGCACACGAGTTGGGTAATGAGCCAGATTTTAAAATAGAGTTTAATTAGTAACAGAGATTACGCCATTTCCTGCAGAAACACGATACTCAAGCATATTGTAGAATCTTTGATCCTCATCAAGTTTCGTTAATAATTGACCGGTAAATAAACTGTAATTGTACTCGTCACATTCACAAGTTACAGAATTTCTGCTGGTATCTAAGGTCATTGTAGAGCAGTTGCTTGGTGTATGGTTAGGGCAGCTAGCCTCAAAAGCTCTGTAGCCAGCAAAAGCAGATAAGGTTTTGATTACAAAAATACCTCTTGTTCCAGCCTGAGAATTGCTGATATAAATGGCGCTTCCTTCGTTGGTTAAATCACTATATAATGGTAAATTAGTGTTAATATCAAATCTAAATCCTATCTCTTGTAAATAGGGATTTCTGTCGGAGGTATCCGTGTCACAAGCAAATAGTAATATCAATAAAAAAAAAGCTAAAATTCTTTGCATAACATACTTGTATTTTAAGAATACAGAAACAAAGTTGAACAAAAAAAATGTATATTTGTCTTAAATCCTCTATAAAAAAGAGGATTTTCTTATTTTATAAAACGCTTAGTTATGAGTAACAAATCATATTATACACCAGAAGGATTAAAAAAGTTGAGAGACGAACTTAATCAGCTAAAAGATATAGAACGTCCGAAGGCATCAAGGGATATAGCAGAAGCTCGAGATAAAGGTGATTTATCTGAGAATGCAGAATATGATGCAGCAAAAGAAGCACAAGGTTTATTGGAGCTTAGAATTTCTAAGCTAGAAGAAACTTATGCCAATGCGCGTTTAATAGATGAATCTCAATTAGACACTTCTAAGGTTTTGGTATTATCAACGGTAAAGTTGAAAAATCAGAACAATGGCATGGAGATGAAATATACATTAGTTGCTGAAAGTGAGGCTGATTTAAAGACTGGAAAAATATCGGTAAACTCTCCAATTGGGAAAGGTTTATTAGGTAAAAAAGTGGGAGAATCTGCGGAAATAACAATTCCTAACGGTGTTTTAAAATTGGAAATTTTAGAAATTACTAGGTCTTAATTGGCAAATTTTTAATAAATTGAATTAAAATCGGTTTTCAAGCGCATTGCAAATTGATAAATGTACAAGTCCAATGTTTGAGTTAACATATAAATCGGTTGCAACCTCAAAGCTTACTAAAGCAGATATTTTAGCGATTAGGGATACGGCTATTAAAACTAATGAAGTTCACAATATCACCGGATGCTTAGTTTTCTACAATAATCATTTTATTCAAATTTTAGAAGGAAAAGAAGCACTTGTTAAAGAGGTGTTTTATAAAATTTCTGAAGATGATAGGCACTCCAATGTTCATATTTTATATGAAGGTCGAAAAGATCAACGATTTTTTCCAGATTGGAATATGGCATTCACAGATATAAATGCTAGCTCTGGTGAAGATGCAGAAGTTAAAAGCTATGCCAATAATTTACTATTGCTTTCAGAGTTTATCGATAAGCCAACCACAACTTTAAAAATGTTTTGGAGTGGTATTAATAAGTTAATAATAAATCCTTCAATTATTTAAATCCTACACTACCGTGGCTAGTATTTTTACAAAAATCATCAATGGGGAAATTCCCTGTTATAAAATAGCAGAAAACGAAGATTTTTTTGCATTCTTAGATATCAATCCGAATGCAAAAGGGCATACCCTATGTATTCCTAAGAAAGAGGTAAATAAGATCATGGATCTCGATGATGCCACCTATATAGGCTTAATGGCCTTTTCTAAAAAAGTTGGGCAGGCTCTTGAAAGTGCTATTGATTGTAAGCGGGTAGGTATGACGGTAATTGGTTTGGAAGTACCTCATGTTCACGTGCATTTAATTCCGCTTAATGAAATGAAAGATGCGACTTTTCAGCATAAAGTGAAATTCTCAGAAGAAGAGTTTATAGCAATTGCCGAAAAAATAAAAGCTGAATTAGCTTAATCACTTCCATTAATTAGATACTGCATTAGTTTTTACTGAAGGAAACTACCTTGTAGTAAAAAGTATACTCCAATACCAACAATGGCAATTAATACTAAGGCTATCATATAAAATAGTCCCGTGAATTTTATGGCGCTCTTTTGTGGAATTGCCATTTTCTGGTAATATTCAAAAACGCGTTCTATATCAGGGGTCCAAGTTACAGGGTAAATTTTAGTGCCACATTTTTTGCACTCCAATTCAGAAGTTACTTCATTGGTGGTTTTGTGAATGAATTTCCCGTAAGAATGCTTTTGAAAAAAAGACAATTTTAAGCCTTGATTAAAACATTCGGGACAATTGTTTGTTAATGCTGCTTCTTTTATAACTTCTAATTTTATCTCTGCCATAGCTTACGAATTTAATTTAAAAGTAATTTTCATTACGGTACCCTCTTTGCTAGAGGTTAGTACTTTTATTTTTCCTTTGTGGTATTCTTCTACAATGCGCTTTACTAACGATAAGCCTAAGCCCCAGCCTCTTTTTTTAGAAGTGAATCCAGGATTAAATATGGTGTTAAAATCTCTTTTCAAAATCCCGTGTCCCGTATCAGACACTAAAATTACAGCATGATTCCCTTCTTTTAAAATTTCAATACTAATACTGCCCTTGCCCCGCATGGCATCTATCCCATTTTTAACTAAATTTTCAATCGTCCACTGGAATAATGATTTATTTAAAAGTACAGGAAGGTGGTCTGCTTTACTATTGAATGAAAAATGAATCAATTTAGAACTTCTTAGTTTTAGGTAATCAAAAGCATTTTTTGTTTCCGCAACAATATCCTGCTCTGCTAAAATTGGAAGAGAGCCTATTTTAGAGAATCGTTCCGTAATTGTTTCTAGTCTAGAAATGTCTTTTTCTATTTCTTCCGTAATATTCGGATTTATATTTTCTGCTTTCAAGAGTTCATTCCACCCGAGTAACGAGGTTAAGGGCGTGCCTATCTGATGTGCCGTTTCTTTCGCCATACCTGCCCAAAGTTTATTTTGTTCAGATGATTTATTGGTTTTGAAAAAGAAATAAATCACGGCTCCAAAAAGAAATATAATTAGAAGAAGGGCTATAGGGTAATATTTTAATTTGTTTAATACATCAGAATTGCCATAGTATAAAGTGGCTAATTCTTCACCTTTATAATCTATTTTTATAGGCGTGTTCTCACCTTCAAATTTTTTTATTTTTTTCTGAATGAATGAGGTGTCTGCTGTAATTTCTTTTGGCATATTACTCACTTTTATAGCACCATCTCTATTCACCAAAATCATTGGTGTGGTCGTATTATTTTGAAATATTTTTAAGGGTAAATTTCCGGGGTCTGCATCTGCAGGCAATGCTTGTAACTCTACTAAGGCGCTAGCCCAAATTTCTACCTTGTTACGTTCTTCTTCTTTAAACTTTTTAAAGAAACTATTTGTATTCCAAAGAATTAGACTTACAATAACAAAAGAGGTTATTTGTAAGATTATTGTTATAGTTTTCTTTTCAGGACTGAAGTTCATTCAAACAATTGCTTATAGTGCTCACAATATAACGTAAAATGTGAAAAATTATTCTATCTATTTGATAAGTTGTTATTTTCATTTTTGAACCTATTTTATGTATTTTTGCACGACTATGCGAGAAATGATTTCTATACTTCCTGATGAGGTTACCACAGCAAAATTACATGGCTATTTGTTAGGGGCTGTAGGTCCTAGACCCATTGCCTTTGCGAGTACATTGGATGAGAATGGAAGACCTAATTTATCGCCATTTAGTTTTTTTAATGTGTTTAGTGCTAATCCGCCAATATTAATTTTTTCTCCTGCACGTAGAGTTCGTGATAATACCACAAAGCATACTTTAGAGAATTGCTTGCAGACCAAAGAAGTGGTTATCAATGTGGTGAATTTTGATATGGTACAACAAATGTCTCTTTCTAGTACAGAATATCCAGAAGGAGAAAATGAATTTAAAAAAGCAGGGCTAACTATGTTAGCTTCCGAAGTAGTTGCGCCATTTAGAGTGGCAGAATCTCCTGTTCAGTTTGAATGCAAAGTTATTAAAATAGAGGCCTTAGGTGAAAATGGAGGGGCAGGGAATTTAATTTTTTCTGAAGTTGTAAAAGTTCATGTGGATAAGGCAATTTTAGATGAAAATGGAAGTATTGATCAGCGAAAAATAGATCTCGTAGCTAGAATGGGAGGTAATTGGTATAGCAGAGCAAATGAGGGTTTGTTTGAGGTGCCCAAGCCATTGTCTTCATTGGGAATAGGGATTGATGGCATACCTGCGGAAATTCGTTCCAGTACTATATTAACGGGGAATGATTTAGGGATGTTAGGAAATGTAGAGATGTTACCTACAGAAAAAGAAGTTCAAGAGTTTTTAGCTTCAAATCTGGAGCTGCGAGTGATCATTGATGCTGATGATAAAAAATTAATTCATAGTAAAGCACAGGAATATTTACATAAAAATGACGTACTTTCCGCTTGGAAAGTATTATTATCAAATTAAGAGAAAATGGAAGTAGAAGGAAAAGTGAAAATGGTTGGGGAAACTCAAACCTTTGGAAATAACGGATTTAGAAAAAGAGAAATTGTCGTTACTACAGAAGAACAATATCCGCAACATATTATGGTAGAGTTTGTTCAAGATAAGTGTGACTTATTGAACAGCGTAAGTGTTGGACAGCCTATTAAAATTGGAATTAATTTACGAGGTAGAGAGTGGGTTAATCCACAAGGAGAAACAAAATACTTTAACTCTATTCAGGGTTGGAGAATTGAAAGTGCTCAGCCACAAGCTTCTAATAGCAGTGCGGGTATACCTCCAGCACCACCAATGGATTCTTTTCAGCCAGCAGATGATTTAAATGAAGAAGATCACGACGATTTACCTTTTTAAATTAATACATAATTGAAGAGAAGACCTGTTTAGTTTTTTACTAAACAGGTCTTTTGTTTTTTATAGACTTTGACGTATTTTGAGGTCAAAAAAAATTGAATAAAGAACTAAACTACAAGCCTATGGTTTTTCTTTCTGAGGAATTAATTTTTCCTGATGTTTCAGAGGCTAACCACGAAGGTATGCTTGCTGTTGGAGGAGATCTTTCTCCCGAACGGCTATTATTGGCTTATAACAGCGGAATTTTTCCTTGGTTTAATGAGGATTCTCTGATTTTATGGTGGAGTCCAGATCCCCGAATGGTATTGTTTCCTCAAAAAATAAAAATTTCTAAAAGCATGCGTAAGGTGATTAGAGATCGCCAATTTACCTTAACTAAAAATGTAGATTTTAAAACAGTATTAGAGTATTGTTCTATGGTTGAAAGAAAAGACCAAGACGGCACCTGGATTACAGAAAAGATGAAAGAGGCCTACCTGAAGCTCCATGATGAAGGTGTAGCGCATTCCTATGAAGTTTGGGAAAATGATACTCTTGTGGGTGGTTTATATGGGATAGATTTAGGGCATGTTTTTTGTGGTGAAAGTATGTTCAGTTTAGTCAGTAATGCGTCTAAGTTTGCTTTTATTAGTTTGGCAGAAGAGCTTATTTCTAAAGAGTATAAGCTTATAGACTGTCAAGTATATACGGCTCATCTAGAGAGTTTGGGCGCAGAAGAAATTTCTAGATCAGATTTTATTAAATTTTTGAAGTAAGGCAAAAATGTAACATTCCAAAGGCATTTGCTACTAACATATAAAGGTGATTTTATGTTTGGTGGAGGTAGTGGTGCAGGAATGGCTCAGGTGTATCGCAATAATATTAAATTGTTGCGTAAAACCAATAGGTTTAATTCTGCCCGAACATTTACTACTACAAAAAAAGAATATGCTAAAGTCGCAGGAGGTAGTGTTGCGTTGAAAAAAATAAGCGTAGCGCAGCTTCGTGAAATAAGACGACAAGTACTTCAAAATAGAAAGCAAGATAGGCAAAAAAGTGTACTGATATCTACGGCGGTTTTCGTGCCATTGTTACTCTTGTTTGCTTATGTAATCTCAATGTTTTTTGCAAATGAAAACGCAATTCAAGCAAATAATTTAAAATTAGCAACTGCAGCTAATCTCAAGCACTATAATTTTTACATGAGTGATGCTGCTATTTGGTTGCAACAACAAAAGCTTGCTAATGCCATTTTTCAATATAGAAAGGCCAAGGAGTTATTCCCAGAAAAGTTTGCTGTAAATTATAAGTTGACACAGGTATTACTGAGTACTTGTGCATCAGATTCTTTATATTGTGAAGAAGCAAAAGAAAGTGCAATACGCTTGAAGGATAAGTATCCTGATAGAGAAGAAGTGTTAAGGTTAGTAGCTTTTTTGCAAGACTAGACTTTGAAGATTATAAAGTAAATACTAAGGTGGAATTTAAAAAGAATACCTGAGCTAGCTCTTTATTGTAATCCTCTAATCGGTATTCTAAACCTACTTGTAATTTTGTGTTAGAATTTAGTTTATAACCAATTTGGGAGGAAAAGCGTTGATCATAGCTAGGTTTTTTTGTTCTAGCTAAACTTAATAAACTTTCTGTAGAAAAAATAAAATAGGGTTCGCCAATATCAAGTTTTTCACCTTTTAACGGCACATCCGCAGCAAGTCTACCTCTAAACCTATGCGTTGTTAAGGAAGGAGATATACGTTGTTCTATGCGTGTCCTAAAGCCATACCTGATGTTGTTAGGTTTAAATTTGTAATTGTACTGTTCTGTAATTCGTAATTCATTTTCTCTTTCCTTTTCAAAAGGGGCTCTGAACCGGTATTGTACACCTAATGCAATACTTTTGTTGATCGCAATTTTTAAATCGGAGAAATGAGCAAAATCAATCTGTCTTGTTTGTAGTTGAAGGGCGTCTTCCTTATAGAAATACGTCCGATTACTAACTGAAAAATTGGTAGCATAAAGCGGAGAAACTTTATGATTTACAGAAATTTGAGGTTGTAGGTATCCCGTAAAATCAGATTGCGCGATACTAGGAGATAGGATAAACAAGGCGCAAAAGAGTAGTCCTAGTTTAATATAAGACGTGGTCATAATTTGGCAGTAATGATTTTCTAATCTTTAAGAACGTACCTTCAGCATTAAAGAGAATTTCAAATTGCTCATATCCTCTTTCTTGCTTGGCATCTACAACCAATTCATAATTTACAGAGGGTAACATTAAATTTTGAAAAGCGTTCTTAAATGTTTTATCTATAGGGTCTTCTGCAGTATACTGTTGCTGTATTTTTTTAATTTTAAAAGAAATAAAATGAGTGCTTAGATAGTTCTGGATTGCTTTGTAGGTTTCATTAGGTACATCAATTGCTTTTATGCTAATTTCAATATCTTCTAAAACCCCTTCTTCATTAAATTCTATACTATACCACAATTTATCTTTTCTAAATTTGGCTTCGTAGCTTATCTTTAAACTATCTATTTCTTTGTAATATTTTAGTTTTTTCGCAGCGACAACTTTATCTTTTAGCAAGTCATGCGCAGCACTTGGAAACTCTTTTTTCTTAATGCGAAACTCGCGCTCGTGTTTTACTTGGGCTAAAAGAGTATTACAGCCACAGAATAAGATTAGGATTAAAATTTTATACTTCATTATATCTAAAACAGGTTGTTTCGTGATCATTTACCATACCCGTAGCTTGCATTTGAGCGTATATTACGGTACTGCCTACAAATTTAAAGCCTCTTTTTTTTAAGTCTTTGCTAATAGTATCGGATAATGGAGTGTTTGCTGGTGCTAATTTATAGTTTTCTACGGAATTTTTAATGGGTTTGTGGTTCACAAATTCCCAGATGTAAGCGCTAAAACTACCAAACTCTTCCTGTATTTTTTGGTAGGCAACAGCATTAGAAATGGTGGCATTTATTTTAAGTTTGTTTCGTATGATACCTTTATCTTGAAGTAACTCTTCAATTTTAGCAGCATCATAGTTCGCTATTTTTTTATAATCAAAAGAGTCAAACGCTTTTCTGAAATTTTCTCTTTTTCGTAGAATGGTAATCCAACTCAGCCCAGCTTGGAAGGTTTCTAGAATTAAAAATTCAAAAAGCTTATCATCATCTTTTACAGGTACTCCCCATTCTAGATCATGATAAGCTTCATATAAATCATCACCTTGGCACCATCCGCATCGTTGTTTCTCCATTTAAACGCTTTTTGTATTTGTATACTAACAGAGCTTAAAGATAGTGGAGAAATTTGTTAGGGAATAAGGCAAAATGCGATTTATTCTAAATACACTTTTAATTCTCCGCTTTCTATTGCTTGTTCAATATTAGCATCGACAGAAGAAAAGAATCTAAAAAAAGGTTTGCCATCCTGTCTTATTAATGATGCTATTTGATTATGATCACTAATTGCCTTGTACTCTTTAATAACAAGTTTTGTTCCTACCAAGCTATTAAAATCGGCTAAAGCACCTCTTTTAATGATGAAATTTTTTCTAGGAAAATCGATGTGTTTGTAGTGTTCGCCATTAGGGTTGGCAAGTACTACTACAGTACCTTCTTGAAGGTTTGTTGTTTGACTATGTCCACCTAGAGTAAACATCGCCATAAAAATAAAAATAATGAAAGTTTTCATATGTTTTAGGTTTAAAGTTTATACTAAATTTCTAAGTCAAATATAAAAATTGCCTTTTAAAATATTAGTTATACTTTCGTTAAATAATGTTAAACTATTGTAATGTGATAGTAATACTATTATATTCGTAATTGTAATTAAATTAAATAAGATGGACCAGCTTTTACAATCGGTTAAAATTGCCATAAATAACAAGATTTATCTCAAAGATCCTGAGTCGTCAGAATTAGGTAAAAAAATTATTGAACACAGTATTTTATTAATCCATGATATTGGTTTTGAAAAATTTACCTTTAAGAAATTAGGAGAATTAATCAAATCAAACGAGAGTTCTATATATAGGTATTTTGAAAACAAACACAAACTACTTTTGTATTTGGCTTCATGGTATTGGGGCTGGTTAGAGTACCAGTTGGTGTTTTCTACGAATAGCATTGCAGATCCTTCTCAAAGACTTCGAAAAGCTATAGAAGTGTTAGCTAAAACCATAGAACAAGATTCTCATTTCTCACATATTAATGAGGTGGTTCTAAGTAAAATTGTTATTAATGAATATTCAAAATCATATTTAACTAAAGAGGTAGACGAGGAAAATAAAGATGGTTATTTTATTATCTATAAACGTCTAATTTTACGTCTGTCTAGTATGATACAAAATGTGAATCCAGATTATGGATATTCCTCTAGTTTGGCAAGTACTATTTTAGAAGGCTCCTTACATCAGTTTTTTCTAAAGGATCATTTCCCGACGCTTACGGATTGTCATGATCCAAAATCACCAACCAACTATTTT
Coding sequences within:
- a CDS encoding BLUF domain-containing protein; the protein is MFELTYKSVATSKLTKADILAIRDTAIKTNEVHNITGCLVFYNNHFIQILEGKEALVKEVFYKISEDDRHSNVHILYEGRKDQRFFPDWNMAFTDINASSGEDAEVKSYANNLLLLSEFIDKPTTTLKMFWSGINKLIINPSII
- the greA gene encoding transcription elongation factor GreA: MSNKSYYTPEGLKKLRDELNQLKDIERPKASRDIAEARDKGDLSENAEYDAAKEAQGLLELRISKLEETYANARLIDESQLDTSKVLVLSTVKLKNQNNGMEMKYTLVAESEADLKTGKISVNSPIGKGLLGKKVGESAEITIPNGVLKLEILEITRS
- a CDS encoding PAS domain-containing sensor histidine kinase, which translates into the protein MNFSPEKKTITIILQITSFVIVSLILWNTNSFFKKFKEEERNKVEIWASALVELQALPADADPGNLPLKIFQNNTTTPMILVNRDGAIKVSNMPKEITADTSFIQKKIKKFEGENTPIKIDYKGEELATLYYGNSDVLNKLKYYPIALLLIIFLFGAVIYFFFKTNKSSEQNKLWAGMAKETAHQIGTPLTSLLGWNELLKAENINPNITEEIEKDISRLETITERFSKIGSLPILAEQDIVAETKNAFDYLKLRSSKLIHFSFNSKADHLPVLLNKSLFQWTIENLVKNGIDAMRGKGSISIEILKEGNHAVILVSDTGHGILKRDFNTIFNPGFTSKKRGWGLGLSLVKRIVEEYHKGKIKVLTSSKEGTVMKITFKLNS
- a CDS encoding TonB-dependent receptor, encoding MKIIFTVLSVLSISFYTNAQQQQATDSLEGKKVVLDEVFVSAIRVTKATPVTFSNLTKEQIKPRNLGQDIPILMNFLPSVVTTSDAGAGVGYTGIRVRGSDATRVNVTINGIPYNDSESHGTFWVNMPDFASSTESLQLQRGVGSSTNGAGAFGASLNVLTDAISQDAYAHISSSIGSFKTLRNTLKFSTGLLNDQIEISGRLSQINSDGYIDRATSDLESYFLQAAYKDENTLIKALLFGGHEVTYQSWYGTPLARINNDEQGVEDFIVANGLTESEAENLRNSDRRYNYYTYENEEDNYKQNHAQLLWNETLNENWSTNLALHYTKGSGYFEQLKEDDDFDTYGFTPITVDGEEVNSTDVIRRRWLDNDFYGTVFSANYRKEKVDLILGGGWNKYEGDHFGEVIWARYASTSSIRDRYYDDNSTKTDFNIFSKINYKLDDQWSLFGDLQYRTVGYQANGDDTGIVDDTFNFFNPKAGITFDLNSNNNFYFSYAVANREPNRNDYESGNPKPERLNDFELGWRYISNTLQLNTNVYYMGYKDQLVLTGALNDVGAPLRENVGDSYRLGVEVEANVSLGAKFAFRPNITLSANRNKDFVFQRDGELQNLGDTEIAFSPSVIIGGALVYMPTDNLQLSLLGKHVGEQYMGNIDASSSKLKAYSQFDFNVQYEIVTNSFIKSVVLSGLVNNIFNELYESNGYFFTFDDTWSNPGVTTTIEGAGYYPQAGTNFLVGATLNF
- a CDS encoding Gfo/Idh/MocA family protein, whose protein sequence is MKAIQKLRWGIIGCGAVTEVKSGPPYQLTSGFSLDAVMRRDLQKAEDYAKRHGVPHFYKDVENIINNPEIDAVYIATPPDTHKLYGLMVAKAGKPCCIEKPLAPSYEDGVAIVKAFKAKNVPLFVAYYRRSLPRFLQVEKWLKEDKIGEIRHINWSFSKPANDVDLSKTYNWRTDAKIAPGGYFDDLASHGLDLFAYLLGNFKEVSGMSLNQQGLYSAKDAITATWMHESGVTGTGSWNFGAFKRADSVTLIGSKGTIRFSVFKEEAVILENVDGIEELFIENPKHVQQYHVANLKADLMDGIPHPSTGDTALHTSWVMSQILK
- a CDS encoding HIT family protein, producing the protein MASIFTKIINGEIPCYKIAENEDFFAFLDINPNAKGHTLCIPKKEVNKIMDLDDATYIGLMAFSKKVGQALESAIDCKRVGMTVIGLEVPHVHVHLIPLNEMKDATFQHKVKFSEEEFIAIAEKIKAELA